From the genome of Muricauda sp. SCSIO 64092, one region includes:
- a CDS encoding DUF5916 domain-containing protein → MAQADTEKGKTGEPEVIAKKIYVTQGIGEKTPPAIDGLLNDPIWDMVEWAGDYIENQPDENTPPSFQTKFKIVYDSKYLYIGVRCLDAEPENIVRRMSRRDGFDGDWVEFNIDSYHDKRTAFSFTVTAAGVKGDELVSENGNNWDDSWNPIWYTRTNVDEEGWTAELKIPFSQIKFGKEQDQVWGLQSTRRFFREEERSLWQRIPLDAPGWVSEFGELHGLKDIEPQHQLEIQPYTVASGETYEAEEDNPFRTGEETDLNFGLDAKIGITNDLTLDLTVNPDFGQVEADPSAIALDGFQIFFREQRPFFVENNNIFNFNLSRSEAGNTFGFDNVFYSRRIGRNPQGSPDTEDGEFVDIPDNTQIIGAAKFSGKTKDGWAIGVLESVTAKKYATIDTNGERRREVVEPLTNYFVGRLQKDFNDRNSYIGGIFTAVNRDALGQNIDFLHRQAYTGGFDFKHQWNNRDWYVGGNVNWSHVRGNAEAIQNTQESITHLFQRVDADHVNVDEDRTSLTGTGGNLQLGKAGDGHLMFETGGTWRSPELELNDIGFQRQSDDIRHYTWVGYRTLKPDSTFRRVGINYNHWSVWDFGGNHNELRFNTNSWQNWANNWFSNLGINYAPIQYSNFALRGGPRLRRSPEVSFWNGIGTDGRKKLRFNIFHNGRKALDNSIQRYSIEFGFRYQPMDALRISVFPEYSINNDKLQYIDNIDTDNGVRYLNGEIEQRTLSMSVRLNYNINPNLTVQYWGQPFISRGRYSNFKHVTDATAREFNNRFLQYDSNQISFSEETYAVDENLDGQTDFSFDDPDFAFVQFRSNLVIRWEYIPGSEIFLVWSQDISQSGDPSNGLFANLEDNVFGQTAQNIFLLKATYRFVF, encoded by the coding sequence ATGGCCCAAGCGGATACCGAAAAGGGCAAGACAGGGGAACCCGAAGTAATTGCCAAAAAGATTTACGTTACCCAGGGCATAGGTGAAAAAACACCTCCTGCAATAGATGGATTACTTAACGATCCCATTTGGGATATGGTGGAATGGGCAGGGGATTATATTGAAAACCAACCCGATGAGAATACACCCCCAAGCTTCCAGACCAAATTCAAAATTGTTTATGATAGCAAATACCTTTATATAGGAGTACGGTGCTTGGATGCCGAGCCGGAGAACATTGTTCGGAGAATGTCCCGAAGGGACGGTTTTGATGGCGATTGGGTAGAGTTCAATATCGATAGTTATCATGATAAAAGGACGGCATTTTCCTTTACCGTTACTGCTGCAGGGGTAAAGGGAGACGAATTGGTTTCCGAAAACGGCAATAATTGGGATGATAGTTGGAACCCCATCTGGTATACCCGTACCAATGTGGATGAGGAGGGCTGGACAGCTGAATTAAAGATTCCTTTCAGTCAAATCAAGTTTGGAAAGGAACAGGATCAGGTTTGGGGATTGCAATCCACAAGACGGTTTTTTAGGGAGGAGGAACGTTCCCTATGGCAGCGCATACCACTGGATGCCCCAGGATGGGTAAGCGAATTTGGGGAACTGCACGGTCTTAAGGATATAGAGCCACAGCACCAATTGGAAATTCAGCCGTATACCGTGGCGAGTGGTGAGACCTATGAAGCGGAAGAGGACAATCCATTCCGTACGGGCGAGGAGACCGATCTGAATTTTGGCCTGGATGCCAAGATTGGGATTACCAATGATTTGACCCTAGATCTAACGGTCAATCCGGATTTTGGTCAGGTTGAAGCGGATCCCTCGGCTATCGCATTGGATGGTTTCCAGATTTTCTTCCGGGAGCAACGACCGTTCTTTGTGGAGAACAATAACATATTCAACTTTAATCTATCCCGGTCAGAGGCGGGAAACACCTTTGGGTTTGACAATGTGTTCTACAGTAGACGAATTGGAAGAAACCCCCAGGGGTCCCCGGATACGGAAGATGGGGAGTTTGTGGACATTCCGGACAATACCCAAATTATTGGAGCGGCAAAATTCAGTGGTAAGACCAAAGATGGATGGGCGATAGGCGTATTGGAAAGCGTTACCGCAAAAAAGTATGCGACCATTGATACCAATGGTGAACGAAGAAGGGAGGTCGTTGAGCCATTGACCAACTATTTTGTAGGACGGCTGCAAAAGGATTTTAATGATAGGAATTCCTACATAGGAGGGATTTTCACTGCGGTAAATAGGGACGCCCTAGGTCAAAATATCGATTTTTTACATCGACAGGCCTACACCGGTGGATTTGATTTTAAGCACCAATGGAACAACCGGGATTGGTATGTTGGCGGGAATGTTAATTGGAGCCATGTTAGGGGCAATGCCGAAGCCATTCAGAATACGCAGGAATCCATTACCCATTTGTTCCAACGGGTTGATGCCGATCATGTAAACGTGGATGAAGATCGAACTTCGTTGACCGGAACGGGCGGTAACCTTCAATTGGGCAAAGCAGGTGACGGGCACCTTATGTTTGAAACAGGGGGAACATGGCGCTCCCCTGAATTGGAGCTTAATGATATTGGTTTTCAACGACAATCGGACGATATACGGCATTATACCTGGGTGGGTTATCGAACCCTTAAACCGGATAGTACCTTTAGGCGTGTAGGTATCAACTATAACCATTGGAGCGTTTGGGATTTTGGGGGTAACCACAATGAGCTTCGCTTTAATACCAATAGCTGGCAAAATTGGGCCAACAATTGGTTCTCAAATTTGGGTATCAATTATGCCCCGATCCAATATTCCAATTTTGCCCTGCGGGGAGGACCAAGGCTAAGACGTTCCCCAGAGGTCAGTTTTTGGAATGGAATAGGGACCGATGGACGGAAAAAGCTTCGCTTTAACATATTTCATAATGGCAGAAAAGCCCTGGATAACTCCATACAACGTTACAGCATAGAATTTGGCTTTCGCTATCAACCTATGGATGCGCTGCGTATCTCGGTTTTTCCGGAATATAGTATCAATAATGATAAGCTTCAGTACATTGACAATATTGATACGGATAATGGGGTGCGGTATTTGAACGGGGAAATAGAACAGCGTACCTTGAGCATGTCCGTTCGACTCAATTATAATATCAATCCCAACCTAACCGTACAGTATTGGGGACAGCCTTTTATCTCCCGGGGTAGGTATTCCAATTTCAAACATGTTACGGATGCCACTGCCAGGGAATTTAACAATCGTTTTTTGCAGTATGATTCCAATCAGATCTCTTTCTCGGAGGAAACCTATGCCGTTGATGAAAATTTGGATGGGCAAACGGATTTTAGCTTTGATGATCCTGATTTTGCCTTTGTGCAGTTTCGTTCCAATCTGGTCATTCGTTGGGAGTATATTCCCGGCTCTGAAATCTTTCTTGTGTGGTCCCAGGACATTTCCCAATCCGGTGACCCTTCCAATGGGTTGTTTGCCAATTTGGAGGATAATGTTTTTGGGCAGACCGCACAGAATATCTTCTTGCTCAAGGCCACGTATCGATTTGTTTTTTAA
- the rplM gene encoding 50S ribosomal protein L13 — translation MDTLSYKTISANKATVNKEWLLVDAEGQTLGRLASKVAKILRGKYKTNFTPHVDCGDNVIVINAEKVQLSGNKWEDKTYLRYTGYPGGQRSTTASELLNKHPERLVEKSVKGMLPKNKLGADLFRNLKVYAGAEHNHEAQKPKAINLNDYR, via the coding sequence ATGGACACATTAAGTTATAAAACAATTTCTGCCAATAAAGCCACCGTTAACAAGGAATGGCTTTTGGTCGATGCCGAAGGACAAACATTGGGGAGGTTGGCTTCCAAGGTTGCCAAAATCCTACGAGGGAAATACAAAACCAACTTTACCCCCCATGTTGATTGTGGTGATAATGTAATTGTTATCAATGCCGAAAAAGTTCAATTGAGCGGGAATAAGTGGGAAGACAAAACCTATTTGAGGTATACTGGTTATCCAGGTGGACAGCGCTCCACAACAGCAAGTGAATTGTTGAACAAACATCCTGAGCGATTGGTAGAAAAATCAGTCAAGGGAATGCTTCCAAAAAACAAATTGGGTGCAGATTTGTTCCGCAACCTAAAAGTGTACGCGGGAGCTGAGCATAACCATGAAGCACAAAAACCCAAGGCCATTAATTTAAACGACTACAGATAA
- the rpsI gene encoding 30S ribosomal protein S9, which translates to MEVVHKIGRRKTAVARVYVSEGNGDITVNNKKLEDYFTTAPLQYKVKQPFSLTETDGNYDVKVNVYGGGITGQAEAVRLALSRVMCEINEENRNILKPEGLLTRDPRMVERKKFGQKKARKKFQFSKR; encoded by the coding sequence ATGGAGGTAGTTCACAAAATAGGACGAAGAAAAACTGCAGTAGCAAGAGTATATGTCTCCGAAGGTAACGGTGATATTACCGTAAACAACAAAAAACTGGAGGATTATTTTACCACTGCTCCCCTACAGTATAAGGTGAAACAACCATTTTCCCTAACGGAAACCGATGGCAATTATGATGTTAAGGTGAATGTTTACGGTGGCGGTATCACTGGTCAGGCCGAAGCAGTGCGTTTGGCCCTTTCCAGGGTAATGTGCGAAATCAATGAGGAGAACAGGAATATCCTAAAACCGGAAGGCCTCTTGACACGTGACCCAAGAATGGTGGAGCGTAAAAAATTCGGTCAGAAAAAAGCGAGAAAGAAATTCCAATTCTCCAAACGTTAA
- the rpsB gene encoding 30S ribosomal protein S2 has translation MANNTEVKNLLEAGVHFGHLTRKWNPNMAPYIYMERNGIHVINLYKTAAKLEEAKEAMKKIAASGRKILFVATKKQAKDIVADKVSKVNMPYITERWPGGMLTNFVTIRKAVKKMTSIDRMKKDGTFNTLSKKERLQVDRLRGKLEKNLGSIADMTRLPGAIFIVDTMREHIAVKEAQKLNIPIFAMVDTNCDPRQIDFVIPSNDDAGKSIEIIMSEVTSAVAEGLAERKADKQAEKEAAPEQPKAEAAPKEEKAAAPKAVKKAAKPDDLTKIEGVGPKTAEALVAAGIATFADLAKTAADKVKTILTESSPRLAHLDPSSWGKQAKMAADGKWDELQEWQDSVKGGIEDSEE, from the coding sequence ATGGCAAACAACACAGAAGTTAAAAACTTATTGGAAGCAGGTGTCCACTTTGGCCACCTAACGCGCAAATGGAATCCCAACATGGCGCCCTATATCTACATGGAGCGTAATGGAATCCACGTTATCAATCTTTACAAGACCGCCGCAAAATTGGAAGAAGCCAAGGAAGCAATGAAAAAAATTGCTGCCTCTGGCCGTAAAATCCTTTTTGTGGCCACTAAAAAACAAGCCAAGGACATCGTGGCGGACAAAGTGTCCAAAGTAAACATGCCCTACATTACGGAACGATGGCCCGGAGGGATGTTGACCAACTTCGTCACCATTAGAAAGGCAGTAAAAAAGATGACTTCCATTGATCGAATGAAGAAAGATGGAACATTCAACACCCTTTCCAAAAAAGAGCGATTGCAAGTAGACCGTCTTAGGGGGAAATTGGAAAAAAACCTAGGTTCCATCGCAGATATGACCAGATTGCCTGGTGCTATCTTTATCGTGGATACCATGAGGGAACATATTGCGGTAAAGGAGGCCCAAAAATTGAACATTCCAATTTTTGCCATGGTCGATACCAACTGCGATCCAAGACAAATTGATTTTGTAATCCCATCCAATGATGATGCTGGAAAATCCATAGAAATCATCATGTCCGAAGTAACGAGTGCCGTTGCCGAAGGTCTAGCGGAACGAAAAGCGGACAAACAAGCCGAAAAGGAAGCCGCTCCTGAACAGCCAAAAGCGGAAGCAGCCCCTAAAGAAGAAAAAGCGGCTGCCCCAAAAGCGGTGAAAAAAGCAGCAAAACCGGATGATTTGACCAAAATTGAAGGTGTAGGTCCAAAAACAGCAGAAGCTTTGGTGGCCGCCGGTATTGCTACCTTTGCAGATTTGGCAAAAACGGCAGCGGATAAGGTAAAAACCATTTTGACCGAATCCAGTCCAAGATTGGCCCATTTGGATCCAAGTTCCTGGGGCAAACAAGCCAAAATGGCCGCTGATGGAAAATGGGACGAATTACAGGAATGGCAGGACAGTGTCAAAGGCGGAATTGAAGATTCTGAAGAGTAA
- the tsf gene encoding translation elongation factor Ts has protein sequence MANITAADVNKLRKMTGAGMMDCKKALVEAEGDFEKAIEILRKKGQKVAAKRADRDSSEGAAIAKVNGDNTSGVIISLNCETDFVAKNDSFVGLANELADLALGFDSKDDFLAASYNGMSVSEKLTEQTGVIGEKIEIGSFEKLNAPFVGSYIHAGNKIATLVGLSANVNGADVAAKDVAMQAAAMNPVALNEEGVDQSIIDKEIEIAKDQLRQEGKPEAMLDNIAKGKLKRFFKDNTLVNQTFIKDSKQSVAQYVKSVDSTLEVTGFSRVALG, from the coding sequence ATGGCAAATATCACAGCCGCAGACGTAAACAAGTTGCGAAAAATGACCGGTGCAGGAATGATGGATTGCAAAAAAGCATTGGTTGAAGCAGAAGGGGATTTTGAAAAAGCAATTGAAATTCTAAGAAAAAAAGGACAGAAGGTTGCTGCCAAAAGGGCTGACAGGGATTCTTCGGAAGGTGCTGCAATCGCCAAAGTAAATGGCGACAACACCTCTGGGGTGATCATTTCCCTGAACTGTGAAACGGATTTCGTTGCCAAAAACGACTCTTTCGTTGGTTTGGCCAATGAATTGGCCGATTTGGCCCTGGGTTTTGATTCCAAAGATGATTTCCTTGCCGCTTCATATAACGGAATGAGTGTTTCCGAAAAATTGACCGAACAAACCGGTGTTATCGGGGAAAAAATAGAAATAGGGAGTTTTGAAAAATTAAATGCCCCTTTTGTCGGTTCTTACATTCACGCCGGTAATAAGATTGCCACTTTGGTGGGCCTTTCCGCAAATGTTAATGGTGCCGATGTAGCTGCCAAGGATGTGGCTATGCAAGCTGCTGCCATGAACCCTGTCGCGTTGAATGAAGAAGGTGTAGATCAATCCATTATCGATAAGGAAATCGAGATTGCCAAAGACCAACTGCGTCAGGAAGGAAAGCCAGAGGCCATGTTGGACAATATTGCCAAAGGAAAACTAAAACGTTTCTTTAAAGACAATACCTTGGTGAACCAAACCTTCATTAAGGATAGCAAGCAAAGTGTTGCACAATATGTAAAATCCGTGGATTCCACTTTGGAAGTAACCGGTTTTTCGCGGGTTGCCCTGGGATAA
- a CDS encoding DUF4097 family beta strand repeat-containing protein, translating to MKKYSIALIACFLSFGFLAAQEKEIDLFSVPLSNPNSPGKLIVNQITGSIQVEAYDGKEVIVKATVSEGHGHCDGCGDRKSESKEGMRKISTSSLNIGAEEDDNVVRIQNELWNKKTDLYIKVPTDFSLKLKTINDGDITVEGVNGEMEISNINGHITLESVSGSVLANTTNGELKVTFNSISSGKDMAFSSFNGDVEVLFPKSLKANVKAKSDMGDVYTDFDMAVSKNEPQVDKSNSSGKYRVKLEQWVKGTINGGGPEMLFKTFNGDIMIKSR from the coding sequence ATGAAAAAGTATAGTATAGCACTAATAGCATGTTTCTTGAGCTTTGGGTTCCTGGCCGCACAAGAAAAGGAGATTGATTTGTTTTCGGTTCCCTTGAGCAATCCAAACAGTCCAGGAAAATTGATCGTAAACCAAATAACGGGTTCCATACAGGTGGAGGCTTATGATGGCAAAGAAGTAATAGTGAAAGCGACCGTAAGCGAAGGCCATGGACATTGTGATGGATGTGGGGATAGAAAGTCCGAAAGTAAGGAGGGGATGCGTAAAATCTCGACATCCAGCTTAAATATTGGTGCCGAGGAAGATGATAATGTAGTACGGATTCAAAATGAACTCTGGAACAAAAAAACGGATCTGTACATAAAGGTACCGACTGATTTTTCCTTAAAACTAAAAACCATCAACGATGGGGATATCACTGTTGAGGGCGTGAATGGCGAAATGGAAATCAGTAATATCAACGGGCATATCACCTTGGAATCCGTAAGTGGCTCCGTCTTGGCCAATACCACCAATGGAGAGTTAAAGGTGACGTTTAACAGCATTTCAAGCGGAAAAGACATGGCTTTTAGCAGTTTCAATGGGGATGTGGAAGTGCTTTTTCCCAAATCCCTTAAAGCCAACGTAAAAGCAAAATCGGATATGGGGGATGTATATACCGACTTTGATATGGCAGTATCCAAAAACGAACCCCAGGTAGATAAGAGCAACTCGTCCGGAAAATATCGGGTAAAGTTGGAGCAATGGGTGAAGGGAACCATTAATGGTGGTGGTCCGGAGATGTTATTTAAAACCTTTAATGGGGATATCATGATAAAGTCAAGGTAA
- a CDS encoding DUF4097 family beta strand repeat-containing protein, whose product MKQLAVMLVVLFLVPVLGRSQDKVFKETIEKELSFAHQNRENTLVLKNIFGPITVEGYSGKTIQISVDKEITARNQEDLELGKKELSLKVVEQENRLVVHPDAPYINYNEKGLRFDWCNNYEEPDYKHKLSFKVKVPRGINLNISTVNDGDIYVANTSGNFIKVNNINGGIDLKNVEGKTNLHCINGAVNVSYASNPNEASRYYSLNGDITITYQTALSADVSFKSMNGELFTDFDVERQYVRTKKETSKKREGKFKYESTPIVQIGNGGLQLEFETLNGNVFIKKI is encoded by the coding sequence ATGAAACAATTAGCAGTAATGTTGGTGGTACTATTTTTAGTACCGGTTTTGGGCAGGTCCCAAGACAAGGTTTTTAAGGAAACCATTGAAAAGGAACTTTCTTTTGCCCATCAGAATAGGGAAAATACGTTGGTACTAAAAAATATTTTTGGGCCAATAACCGTAGAGGGTTACTCTGGAAAAACAATTCAAATCTCTGTGGATAAAGAGATCACGGCACGCAACCAAGAGGATTTGGAACTCGGTAAAAAAGAGTTGAGCCTAAAAGTAGTGGAGCAAGAAAACAGATTGGTTGTCCATCCAGATGCCCCATACATTAACTATAATGAGAAAGGACTTCGGTTTGATTGGTGCAATAATTATGAGGAACCCGATTATAAACATAAGCTGAGCTTTAAGGTAAAAGTTCCCAGGGGCATCAATTTAAATATAAGTACGGTAAATGACGGTGATATTTATGTGGCCAATACCAGTGGAAACTTTATTAAGGTGAACAATATAAATGGGGGGATAGACCTTAAAAACGTGGAAGGGAAAACCAATCTTCATTGTATCAACGGAGCGGTAAACGTTTCCTATGCCAGTAATCCAAATGAAGCCTCACGGTACTATTCATTGAACGGGGACATTACCATTACGTATCAGACCGCTTTGAGCGCCGATGTATCCTTTAAGAGCATGAATGGGGAGTTGTTTACTGATTTTGACGTTGAAAGACAGTATGTGAGAACCAAGAAGGAAACCAGTAAAAAACGTGAAGGAAAATTCAAATATGAATCCACCCCAATAGTTCAAATTGGAAACGGGGGGCTTCAATTGGAGTTCGAAACCTTGAATGGAAATGTATTTATCAAAAAAATCTAA
- a CDS encoding HEAT repeat domain-containing protein, producing MKGEEFEILALDYLRGTLSEDRKSEFEELLKSDVKYSEQLDQLRVVWEVMDEVKVPEPSQEMDHTFFAVLSNEMKNQRGKKPVLKDYLDTLLGWFMKPQLAYGLLFLVLVGGYFLNVKEDVSDAPTTTVADSETEEVRGKLVLTLLEQSSANRRLEGVSEANKIGKVDDQVINALLRTLNKDPNVNVRLAAIESLTNYVDNPKVRQGLIQSIPYQESPIIQVTLANLMLALEEKESIEPFKQLLEKPELDTTVKKKIEKTIKSII from the coding sequence ATGAAAGGAGAGGAATTTGAAATTTTGGCCCTTGATTATTTAAGGGGAACACTTTCCGAAGATCGGAAAAGTGAATTTGAGGAACTTTTGAAAAGTGATGTTAAATACAGCGAACAATTGGACCAATTAAGGGTTGTTTGGGAAGTTATGGATGAGGTAAAGGTACCGGAACCCTCACAGGAAATGGACCACACCTTCTTTGCCGTGCTCAGCAATGAAATGAAAAATCAAAGAGGGAAAAAGCCCGTTTTGAAGGATTACCTGGATACGCTCCTGGGTTGGTTTATGAAACCCCAATTGGCTTATGGACTATTGTTTTTGGTATTGGTAGGAGGATATTTTTTGAATGTAAAAGAGGATGTTTCGGATGCTCCCACGACGACGGTAGCCGATTCCGAAACCGAAGAAGTACGTGGAAAATTAGTGCTTACCCTATTGGAGCAAAGCTCTGCGAACAGGCGATTGGAAGGCGTAAGTGAAGCCAATAAAATAGGGAAGGTGGACGATCAGGTCATCAACGCCCTTTTGCGAACCTTGAATAAAGATCCGAACGTGAATGTAAGATTGGCGGCAATAGAATCCCTTACCAATTATGTGGACAATCCAAAGGTCAGGCAAGGATTGATACAGTCCATACCCTATCAGGAGTCCCCAATAATCCAGGTCACCCTGGCCAATCTAATGCTCGCCCTGGAAGAAAAAGAATCCATTGAACCTTTTAAACAACTGTTGGAAAAACCAGAGTTGGATACCACAGTGAAGAAAAAGATTGAGAAAACCATAAAATCGATTATTTAA
- a CDS encoding RNA polymerase sigma factor gives MQQLTDNALMLKVKSGDLDKLGLLYERHKKRLFGFFYNLDHNSGLSEDLVQNVFVRMLKYRHTYSGDGSFLSWMFSMARNVRYDHYKKNGQKYTELSQVEYRMGDDETAEVKMERKDNVFIIQRAMMQLDSDKREVLVLSKFKEMKFSEIGKVLGCSEGAAKVKAHRALKDLKQIVHSMQIT, from the coding sequence ATGCAGCAACTAACTGACAACGCCTTAATGCTAAAAGTAAAATCCGGTGATTTGGACAAGCTGGGATTACTTTATGAGCGACACAAAAAACGGCTGTTCGGTTTTTTCTACAACCTGGACCATAATTCCGGGTTAAGTGAAGATTTGGTGCAAAACGTTTTTGTGAGGATGTTAAAGTACAGACATACCTACAGTGGCGATGGGTCCTTTTTGTCCTGGATGTTCAGTATGGCCAGAAATGTGAGGTATGACCATTACAAAAAGAACGGTCAAAAATATACGGAGCTGTCACAAGTGGAATACCGGATGGGGGATGATGAGACCGCAGAGGTCAAAATGGAAAGAAAGGACAATGTCTTCATAATTCAAAGGGCGATGATGCAGTTGGATTCGGATAAACGCGAGGTTTTGGTATTAAGCAAGTTCAAGGAAATGAAATTCAGTGAAATAGGAAAGGTTTTAGGTTGCTCGGAAGGGGCTGCAAAAGTCAAAGCCCATAGGGCACTAAAGGACCTAAAACAAATTGTTCACAGCATGCAAATAACATAA
- the pyrH gene encoding UMP kinase, with the protein MEYKRILLKLSGEALMGEQQYGIDPKRIQEYAEDIKTVVDKGVEMAIVIGGGNIFRGLKGVGQGMDRVQGDHMGMLATVINALALQSGLEGIGVETRVQSAIKINEVAEPFIRRRAIRHLEKGRVVIFGGGTGNPYFTTDSAAVLRAIEIKADVILKGTRVDGIYSADPEKDKTATKFDSLSFQEVLSKGLKVMDTTAFTLSQENELPILVFDMNTRGNLMKIVSGENIGTVVN; encoded by the coding sequence ATGGAATACAAAAGAATTCTCCTAAAACTGAGCGGTGAAGCTTTGATGGGCGAACAACAATATGGTATTGATCCCAAAAGGATACAGGAATATGCGGAAGACATTAAAACGGTAGTGGATAAAGGTGTTGAAATGGCCATAGTCATTGGCGGGGGCAATATTTTTAGGGGTTTAAAAGGTGTTGGACAAGGAATGGATCGGGTTCAAGGTGATCATATGGGTATGCTGGCGACGGTCATCAATGCACTCGCCCTGCAAAGTGGTTTGGAAGGCATTGGTGTTGAAACCAGGGTACAATCTGCGATAAAAATAAATGAAGTGGCCGAGCCTTTTATCCGTAGAAGGGCGATTAGGCATTTGGAGAAGGGAAGGGTGGTTATCTTTGGCGGAGGAACGGGAAATCCTTATTTTACCACAGATTCGGCAGCGGTTTTGCGGGCCATCGAAATCAAAGCAGATGTCATTTTAAAGGGAACCCGAGTGGATGGTATTTATTCAGCGGATCCCGAAAAGGACAAAACGGCAACCAAATTTGATTCTTTATCCTTTCAAGAAGTACTGAGCAAAGGACTAAAAGTGATGGATACCACGGCCTTTACCCTAAGTCAGGAAAACGAACTGCCCATTTTGGTATTTGACATGAACACCAGGGGCAATCTTATGAAGATCGTTTCCGGGGAAAATATTGGAACCGTTGTGAATTAA
- the frr gene encoding ribosome recycling factor, with product MNEEVQFILDATKESMDGSIAHLEKALIKIRAGKASPAMLSTVMVEYYGSQSPLSQVANINTPDARTISVQPWEKSMIPEIEKAIMNSNLGFNPMNNGESVIINVPPLTEERRRDLVKQAKSEAEDARVSIRNARQDANKDLKKLDISEDLLGNAEIDVQELTDKYIKKVEDILDVKEAEIMKV from the coding sequence ATGAATGAAGAAGTACAGTTTATATTGGATGCGACCAAGGAAAGTATGGATGGGTCCATTGCCCATCTGGAAAAAGCCTTGATAAAGATTAGGGCGGGTAAGGCAAGCCCTGCTATGTTATCCACTGTAATGGTGGAATACTACGGCTCCCAATCCCCATTATCGCAAGTAGCAAATATCAATACCCCCGATGCGCGAACCATCTCCGTACAGCCATGGGAAAAGTCCATGATCCCAGAAATAGAAAAAGCGATCATGAACTCCAACTTGGGTTTCAATCCCATGAACAACGGGGAAAGTGTCATCATCAATGTACCCCCGTTGACCGAAGAGCGGAGAAGGGACTTGGTAAAGCAAGCCAAATCTGAGGCGGAAGACGCCAGGGTAAGTATCCGTAATGCACGCCAAGATGCAAACAAGGATCTTAAAAAATTGGATATCTCTGAAGATTTATTGGGAAATGCCGAGATTGATGTACAGGAACTGACGGACAAGTACATTAAAAAAGTGGAGGATATCCTTGATGTAAAGGAGGCGGAGATTATGAAAGTTTAG